The genomic window TTGAAACTAGTATTTGTCTTCACAATgtaatatatttacaaacaaaacagtAACGGTATTGATAAAATCAACATACTTAAAACTTCTtactggaataaaaaaaaacattatattattatatgagGTATTTTCAATTTGTGATAAAAAACTTTGGGTTATTAAAGCTTGCTTTTATATTTCTGTAACATTTTTCTCAATTCCCTTCTAAGGATTTTACCCGATGCATTTTTGGGTATGTCCTTCAAGAATATTACTCCACCTCGTAAACGCTTTGCTGGAGACACCTGCAAAAGAAATGTATAGTCTTTTTATCGTAACGAAACCGTGCCGAAGGACAAATAACTCCCTCTCCCGACACTTATGATTGTTACACACATTCACTTGCTTTTGCGAGCCGTCAATGTGTTTGGCAATATGTAATATGgacgtaacaaaaaaaaaataagattgtcTTCTATATCATATTTTTGGTTAAAAGTCAACAATCTTTCTACATAGTTTTAAAGAGAaagatgtaggtacttattttaactGCAGACATTTTCTAACCACTCGTCAGAAAACGTATAACTACAGCACTTATTTGCACCATAATTAAGTACTCAATTACCTTGGACGCAACGAACTCGACGAGTTCTTTTTCCGTAACATTAGAGTTGGGCTGCGCCACCACGAACGCCAGTGGCAGCTCCCCAGCCGCCTCGTCCGGCAAGCCCACTACGCCTGCGTCAGCCACTCCACTGTGCTGAAGCAGTAACGCTTCTAATTCCGCAGGCGCCACCTAATAGAAAATTCACGATCAATGATTGGTTGATCACTTTTCTTACATATCAATTAAGATGTATGTCGATTGTGTTACCTGAAAgcctttatattttatgagttCCTTTAGTCTGTCCACTATATAGAAGTAGCCGTCGTTGTCATAGTAACCGATGTCTCCGGTCCTGACGTAGCCCTCGCTGTCGAGCAACTCGTCGCTAGCGGCGCGGTCGCCCATGTATCCCTTCATTCTCAACGGGGATTTTATCCATAGTTCACCTTCTTTACCCGGCCCTAACTTTTGACCATTTTCGATATCAATGACctgaaataatataatgaagTAATAACACAATTAAGCTTCGCTTGGTTACTTGTCAAGTAATAGCTATAATGTACGGGAATGTACCTTAACTCTCATGCCTGGCGCTGGTGTTCCACAAGATCCCACTTTTTCGCCACTTGTCAGGTCCACGAGACAAGCCATTGTTACTTCAGTCAAACCATATCCTTGTTTAATGAAGTCAATGCCTGTTCTGCAAATATATGATTATTAATGTCAGAGATTAATTCTATACTAGTAGTGCGTGGTTAAAGGTtggtttaataataaataccttTTCGAAACTGCTTGTTGAATATCCTTCGATAATGGTGCTGCACCACACCAAACCTCAACTAATGATGAAAGATCATACTTAAGAACGAGAGGGTGTTTTGCGAGGAATACTGCCAACGGAGGGACTATTGTAGTCATATTTAtctgaaaacgaaaaaaaaacatttgagtaggtattttaGAGATACAAAATGAGAGAATCGGGTGATAAAGTTAGCACACCACACAAATTTGTGTGAGACAATTTTCTTGAGATGTGAAAACTTAAACTAATTGAACAAATAATTTTTCTGGGCAATGATATGTTGCACTAACCTTAATAGTGATGCAGACTAATAACTTATACAGTAGTTGGAAGCCAGCATTCATAATAATGAGAAAATGAATGATTGTGGAAAAAGCATGTTTAGTGTATTGTATAAGGCTTTCTGCCGAATCTGCTTTCCTTTATGGGAAAATGGTGTGATGTTAGGAATTACATGACAACAACAatagaataaaagaaaaataacttataaaagcaacaaaaatattatgaaacttcACATAAGCAATATGTAGttactacaaagaaaaaattgttttatactCACTTTATAATTTTGGATGGTTTCCAAATACTGTTGTTCATCAAAACGgattaaaaacacaattttcatattCATTGCCATAACAGCAAATGTAGTGATAAAGCCATAAGCGTGAAACCATGGTATTAGTGACAAACCAGTCACTATGCCATTATTTTTCTGAGACTGGACATAGTCAAAGTAGTacctacaaaacaaattaacaaatgtAGAAGGGAAATATAACATGCttagaatttaaaaatcaaatgttcttgaagataaattatataatgaGGCAGTTTAAggtattttaaaagaatatagATATTAACAGAAATGTGTGAAGTCATATTTTCTCTTTTGTGGATTCATACtacaattatttttcttcaacatacagcatttacaaaaaacaatatattcAAAGCACATGCAGttcataaacataatattattttttgtaaatatgaagcAAAACTGCATGGCATGGAACTCACTTCATGTGTGCAGACA from Helicoverpa zea isolate HzStark_Cry1AcR chromosome 20, ilHelZeax1.1, whole genome shotgun sequence includes these protein-coding regions:
- the LOC124640082 gene encoding 4-coumarate--CoA ligase 1-like, translated to MPVTIHNNVVSGPEERNIPAHLSYGQFLFDQLKNGGDNIAFVSAETGESVTYRYILQNSVNLAVSLQKLGLKKGDLVGLSSENRFEFVVAALAVMYCGGVLSTLNITYTPGEISHLLKITKPKFIFISPITSQNIYDCCQEMSSPCKLIMFGEFDVVPDCIMYDNLVKNHVNVDDFTLTDVNGLQDTLAVMCSSGTTGLPKGVELTHVNFLTLSAHMKYYFDYVQSQKNNGIVTGLSLIPWFHAYGFITTFAVMAMNMKIVFLIRFDEQQYLETIQNYKINMTTIVPPLAVFLAKHPLVLKYDLSSLVEVWCGAAPLSKDIQQAVSKRTGIDFIKQGYGLTEVTMACLVDLTSGEKVGSCGTPAPGMRVKVIDIENGQKLGPGKEGELWIKSPLRMKGYMGDRAASDELLDSEGYVRTGDIGYYDNDGYFYIVDRLKELIKYKGFQVAPAELEALLLQHSGVADAGVVGLPDEAAGELPLAFVVAQPNSNVTEKELVEFVASKVSPAKRLRGGVIFLKDIPKNASGKILRRELRKMLQKYKSKL